A single Anaerolineae bacterium DNA region contains:
- a CDS encoding serpin family protein produces the protein MSRFLLLGVILLSILTGCAEPPVSVVEARTLRSDKPRITSPQVPDEDLQELVRGNTAFALDLYQMLRKTAEGNLFYSPYSISIALAMTYAGARGETEKEMARTLHFTLPQNRLHPAFNRLDLELASRGQVPQGEGRGFRLRIANALWGHKDYEFLPEFLDVLAQNYGAGLMLVDFVSDPEGARRIINEWVSDQTEGRIRELIPPGTIDILTRLILTNAIYFNAAWAEPFDKELTADGTFHLLDGRKVTVPMMRQTTNLGYTEGEGYQAVEIPYEGQELAMVILLPAEGNFEAFEESLRAERLQEILQGIKYQQVALTLPRFRVESAFHLAEALKAMGMQTAFTPYQADFSGMDGTRDLYIGHVFHKAFVSVDEEGTEAAAATAVVVRVTALPVSLVEVTVDRPFIFFIRDIQTGAIIFFGRVVDPAS, from the coding sequence ATGAGCAGGTTTTTACTCCTTGGCGTTATCCTTCTCAGCATACTGACCGGATGTGCCGAGCCGCCGGTGAGCGTGGTGGAAGCCAGAACCCTTCGCTCTGACAAGCCTCGCATCACTTCCCCCCAGGTCCCCGATGAAGACCTTCAAGAACTGGTCAGGGGGAATACAGCTTTTGCCCTTGACCTCTATCAGATGCTTCGGAAAACAGCCGAAGGGAACCTTTTCTACTCTCCCTACAGCATTTCCATCGCCCTGGCTATGACTTACGCCGGTGCCAGGGGGGAAACGGAGAAAGAAATGGCCAGAACTCTCCATTTCACCCTTCCCCAGAACCGCCTGCACCCTGCTTTTAACCGTCTGGATCTGGAATTGGCCAGCCGGGGGCAAGTTCCGCAGGGGGAAGGGAGAGGTTTCCGGCTGCGCATTGCCAACGCCCTCTGGGGGCATAAGGATTACGAGTTTCTTCCGGAATTTCTTGATGTCCTGGCCCAGAATTACGGCGCGGGCTTAATGTTAGTGGATTTTGTCTCGGATCCTGAAGGTGCGCGCCGCATTATCAACGAATGGGTCAGCGACCAGACGGAAGGCCGGATTCGGGAGCTTATCCCTCCGGGAACGATTGACATCCTCACGCGCCTTATCCTCACCAATGCCATCTACTTCAATGCTGCCTGGGCTGAACCTTTCGATAAAGAATTGACTGCAGATGGCACCTTCCACCTTCTGGATGGCCGTAAGGTCACAGTTCCCATGATGCGTCAGACTACCAATTTGGGTTACACTGAAGGTGAGGGGTATCAGGCAGTGGAGATACCTTACGAAGGTCAGGAGCTGGCGATGGTTATCCTGTTGCCTGCTGAAGGGAACTTTGAAGCTTTTGAGGAGTCCCTTAGGGCCGAGCGTCTACAGGAAATCCTGCAGGGAATAAAGTATCAGCAGGTGGCTTTGACCCTTCCTCGTTTCCGGGTGGAATCCGCCTTTCACCTGGCAGAAGCGCTCAAAGCGATGGGAATGCAAACTGCCTTCACACCATATCAGGCGGACTTTTCGGGGATGGATGGCACCCGTGACCTTTACATTGGCCACGTCTTTCACAAAGCCTTCGTTTCGGTTGATGAAGAAGGCACGGAAGCGGCTGCGGCGACGGCCGTGGTAGTGAGAGTAACAGCTCTCCCGGTGTCTTTGGTGGAAGTTACTGTGGATCGCCCATTTATCTTTTTCATCCGGGATATCCAGACGGGAGCCATCATCTTTTTCGGGCGGGTTGTAGACCCGGCTTCGTGA
- a CDS encoding zf-HC2 domain-containing protein has protein sequence MFNWKHRRIKALLPLYGDESLSPGERKAIEEHLQVCDECRAEWESLRWAISLIKEAPQVPAPRLFVVRAADLERTSVPIGFYVARAFTALAAAAFFLLLGFDLLTIALGKAPTPVPMIATVPEVTLTPTPALEPSPQLDTVRSLPMIPSATEEREVNITREIEALVFKSPLLTPEPSPPPAETPTPTPTPIPAPLLERKPRFPLRWLPLEIAVGVSALAGGVISWILRRRK, from the coding sequence ATGTTCAACTGGAAGCACAGGAGGATCAAAGCTCTTCTTCCCCTATATGGGGATGAATCCCTTTCCCCAGGGGAAAGAAAAGCTATAGAGGAGCACCTGCAGGTTTGCGACGAGTGTCGGGCGGAATGGGAGAGCCTCCGCTGGGCGATTTCCCTTATCAAAGAAGCTCCCCAGGTTCCAGCACCCCGACTTTTTGTCGTGAGAGCTGCAGACCTGGAGCGAACTTCCGTCCCTATTGGGTTCTATGTGGCGAGGGCTTTCACTGCCCTGGCAGCCGCTGCTTTCTTTCTGCTTCTGGGATTTGACCTTCTCACCATTGCATTGGGAAAAGCCCCCACCCCTGTCCCGATGATCGCTACGGTCCCTGAGGTGACTCTGACGCCCACGCCTGCTCTGGAACCTTCTCCTCAGCTGGATACGGTGAGGAGCTTGCCGATGATCCCCTCTGCAACAGAGGAAAGAGAGGTGAACATAACCAGGGAAATAGAAGCCCTCGTTTTCAAGAGCCCGCTTCTGACTCCCGAACCGTCTCCTCCACCAGCGGAAACCCCCACTCCAACCCCAACGCCGATACCAGCTCCTCTGCTGGAGCGAAAGCCTCGGTTCCCCCTGCGCTGGCTCCCGCTGGAGATTGCAGTGGGGGTTAGTGCTTTGGCAGGGGGCGTTATCTCCTGGATCCTGAGAAGGAGGAAGTAG
- the mutM gene encoding bifunctional DNA-formamidopyrimidine glycosylase/DNA-(apurinic or apyrimidinic site) lyase, which yields MPELPEVETIVQDLKPFLEGQRIAKVEILKPKLVVDLSPEALEGKTIHQVKRRGKFVVLELSDGSGLLFHLRLTGRLYLAPASDASAVLTVHTEEGVSLSFYDPRGLGRAYWHPEPEEFLRFLGPEPLDEGFTPQNLQEILAGKKASVKAVLLDQRNLAGLGNIYTDEALFLAGIHPRRPAFSLSREEVEKLHQAIREVLKGGIERRGTTFSTYRDAFGRKGENQLSLNVFRRTGKPCPHCGTPIERMKVAGRSSHFCPKCQPL from the coding sequence ATGCCCGAGCTGCCCGAAGTGGAAACCATCGTGCAAGACCTCAAGCCTTTCCTGGAGGGGCAGCGCATCGCAAAGGTGGAAATCCTTAAACCGAAACTCGTTGTGGACCTTTCACCTGAAGCTCTGGAGGGGAAAACCATCCACCAGGTGAAGAGACGGGGAAAGTTTGTGGTCTTGGAACTATCGGATGGCTCCGGGCTCCTCTTTCACCTCAGATTAACCGGGAGGCTTTACCTTGCTCCTGCCTCCGATGCCTCCGCCGTTTTGACGGTCCACACTGAAGAGGGAGTTTCTCTTTCTTTTTACGACCCCAGAGGCCTTGGGCGGGCTTACTGGCATCCGGAACCGGAGGAATTTCTCCGTTTCCTGGGCCCTGAACCCCTGGATGAAGGCTTTACCCCTCAGAACTTACAGGAGATCCTTGCCGGCAAGAAAGCTTCGGTGAAGGCTGTCCTACTGGACCAGCGAAACCTGGCTGGGCTTGGTAACATTTACACCGATGAAGCCCTCTTTTTAGCAGGGATACACCCTCGCCGACCGGCTTTCTCCCTTTCCCGGGAAGAAGTGGAGAAACTTCACCAGGCTATCCGTGAGGTCTTAAAGGGTGGCATTGAAAGGCGTGGGACTACTTTCAGCACTTACAGAGATGCCTTCGGAAGGAAGGGGGAAAATCAGTTAAGCTTGAACGTTTTTAGGCGCACGGGGAAGCCCTGTCCCCATTGCGGTACCCCTATAGAACGGATGAAAGTAGCTGGAAGAAGCTCCCATTTCTGCCCTAAATGCCAGCCTTTGTGA
- a CDS encoding YdcF family protein yields MRGRILAWLALVPVGVLLCISLNVYTTGTVDRARPADAIVVLGALVGPNLEARIRHGVELYHQGFAPYLVCAGGYREEPMSAAAVARRKAIQAGIPPERIFVADGAMTTREEARAVRALADQEGWQSVIIVSHPLHLFRASLLFRRAGFVVYTSPTNTNLRAIPLGERLYLTLRETMLVIGSLIEDSGFVPRSVALWLQRHRLWR; encoded by the coding sequence ATGCGTGGTAGAATTTTAGCCTGGCTTGCGCTGGTCCCTGTGGGAGTGCTCCTTTGCATAAGCCTGAACGTATATACTACTGGCACGGTTGACAGGGCTCGTCCTGCTGATGCCATCGTGGTGCTCGGCGCCCTGGTGGGGCCGAACCTGGAAGCCCGCATTCGCCACGGAGTAGAACTTTACCACCAGGGTTTCGCCCCTTACTTGGTCTGCGCTGGTGGCTACAGGGAAGAGCCGATGTCCGCAGCAGCGGTAGCGAGACGTAAAGCCATACAGGCCGGGATCCCTCCGGAGCGCATTTTCGTGGCTGACGGGGCCATGACCACCCGCGAAGAGGCTCGTGCTGTCAGGGCCCTGGCGGATCAGGAGGGGTGGCAGAGTGTTATAATCGTCAGCCACCCGCTGCACCTTTTCAGAGCAAGCCTGCTCTTCCGGCGAGCAGGCTTTGTGGTTTACACAAGCCCCACTAACACAAACCTGAGGGCTATTCCCCTGGGGGAAAGGCTTTACCTCACCTTGCGGGAAACAATGCTGGTAATAGGTTCCCTCATTGAAGACAGCGGCTTTGTGCCACGCTCCGTAGCTCTGTGGCTCCAGCGGCACAGGCTCTGGCGGTAA
- a CDS encoding ArsA family ATPase, with translation MLKIEKNMLQFMQEHPNLKYVFFGGKGGVGKTVLAGAAALWFAQQGKYTLLASTNPVHSLTSLLDQDVFGKPTPVKGVPNLIAYEIDTKDTIERSKKEIREKIEWFLKYADIKTRADEFVESATMNPAFEESAMFENMVDLMFKDEYEVYVFDTAPTANARRLLGMSSVYSLWVDKMVESRREAQALRRLLSFTKREEKDPLMEYLLNFRDRINRAKALLTNAEKTAFFFVTLPEALPIAVIRRFINWFQDFGIPIGGVIVNMMIDRNAVGDNPPEFVLNRIAAQEHYLKLIEELFNGMVRAIIPLYETEVRGVEMLKRTAKALFGE, from the coding sequence ATGTTGAAAATAGAAAAGAACATGCTTCAGTTCATGCAGGAGCATCCAAACCTCAAGTATGTTTTCTTCGGCGGCAAGGGAGGTGTGGGTAAAACAGTGCTGGCGGGGGCGGCAGCTTTGTGGTTCGCTCAGCAGGGCAAATATACCCTCTTAGCATCCACTAACCCTGTCCATAGCCTCACAAGCCTTCTGGACCAGGATGTTTTCGGAAAGCCAACGCCAGTAAAGGGAGTTCCAAACCTCATAGCCTACGAAATTGACACCAAAGACACTATTGAGCGTTCCAAAAAGGAAATTCGGGAGAAGATTGAGTGGTTCCTCAAATATGCTGATATAAAGACCAGGGCTGATGAGTTCGTGGAGTCGGCCACCATGAACCCGGCCTTTGAAGAGTCGGCTATGTTTGAAAACATGGTAGACCTTATGTTCAAGGACGAATACGAGGTTTACGTCTTTGATACCGCCCCCACTGCCAACGCCCGCCGGCTCCTGGGGATGTCCAGCGTTTATTCCCTCTGGGTGGATAAGATGGTGGAAAGCCGTAGGGAAGCCCAGGCACTGCGCAGGCTCCTTTCCTTCACCAAAAGAGAGGAAAAAGACCCCCTCATGGAATACCTCCTCAACTTCAGAGACAGGATAAACAGGGCCAAAGCCCTCCTCACTAACGCGGAAAAAACTGCTTTCTTCTTCGTAACCCTGCCTGAGGCCCTTCCAATTGCCGTTATTCGCCGGTTCATAAACTGGTTCCAGGACTTCGGCATCCCCATAGGCGGAGTTATAGTCAACATGATGATTGATAGAAATGCAGTTGGGGATAATCCGCCAGAGTTCGTCCTGAACAGGATAGCGGCTCAGGAGCATTACCTAAAACTGATCGAGGAACTTTTCAACGGCATGGTCAGAGCTATTATCCCCCTCTATGAAACTGAAGTCCGGGGCGTGGAAATGCTGAAGAGGACGGCTAAAGCTCTCTTCGGGGAATAA
- the thpR gene encoding RNA 2',3'-cyclic phosphodiesterase codes for MEMIRTFVAIELDEEALEWLKRVQERLKTELPQGIVRWVDPKGIHLTLKFLGEIPANKVKAVEEVLKEVSHRHRPFYFDYGGLGCFPSSSHPNVVWVGVEEKTGALLALQQDVERSLLKLGFRPEDRPFSPHLTLGRVSKGASSAERKRLGEYIKAGKVGSGGKVLVKAISLMKSDLRPSGAVYTRLALFPLKSTG; via the coding sequence ATGGAGATGATACGCACTTTTGTGGCCATTGAGCTGGACGAAGAAGCCCTGGAATGGCTTAAAAGGGTCCAGGAACGCCTGAAGACGGAGCTCCCTCAGGGAATTGTGCGCTGGGTTGACCCCAAAGGTATCCACTTAACCTTGAAATTTCTGGGGGAAATCCCCGCGAACAAGGTTAAAGCCGTTGAGGAAGTCTTGAAGGAAGTGAGCCACCGGCATCGCCCCTTTTACTTTGATTACGGCGGTTTGGGTTGCTTTCCCTCCTCCTCCCACCCCAACGTGGTATGGGTGGGAGTAGAGGAGAAGACGGGAGCACTTCTGGCTCTTCAACAGGATGTGGAAAGAAGCCTTTTGAAGCTTGGTTTCAGGCCTGAGGACAGGCCCTTTTCCCCCCACCTGACCCTGGGAAGGGTGAGCAAGGGAGCTTCAAGCGCCGAAAGGAAACGATTGGGAGAATACATAAAAGCGGGGAAGGTGGGAAGCGGAGGTAAAGTTCTGGTTAAAGCCATAAGCCTTATGAAGAGCGACCTTCGCCCGAGCGGAGCTGTTTACACGCGCCTCGCCCTTTTCCCCTTGAAGTCTACTGGATAA
- a CDS encoding sigma-70 family RNA polymerase sigma factor: MLEEEKELIERARRGDLEAFNSLVIAYQNVAYSTAFRILGNHHDASDAVQEALIKAFKGLFKFKGGSFRVWLLRIVTNTCRDLLRASKRRPATPLYPQGIEPDRAALLSDVDNPENYAERQELARLIQEAIDQLPFDQKAVIILSDLEGFDYWEISEVLGIPLGTVKSRLSRARARVRDYLLAHQELLPLRYRLKP; the protein is encoded by the coding sequence ATGCTTGAGGAGGAAAAGGAGCTTATAGAAAGGGCTCGCAGAGGCGATTTGGAGGCCTTCAATTCTCTAGTGATCGCTTACCAGAATGTAGCTTACAGCACTGCCTTTCGCATCCTGGGAAACCATCACGATGCCTCCGATGCCGTCCAGGAAGCCCTTATCAAAGCCTTCAAGGGGCTCTTTAAATTTAAGGGAGGGTCTTTCAGGGTATGGCTCCTCCGGATTGTGACCAATACCTGCCGGGATCTTCTGAGGGCCTCTAAAAGGAGACCAGCTACCCCTCTTTATCCTCAAGGGATTGAACCCGATAGAGCCGCCCTTTTATCCGATGTGGATAACCCTGAGAACTACGCTGAAAGGCAGGAGCTCGCTCGCCTTATTCAGGAGGCAATTGATCAACTGCCTTTCGATCAGAAAGCGGTAATCATCCTTTCGGATTTGGAGGGCTTTGATTACTGGGAAATATCTGAGGTCCTGGGCATACCTTTGGGCACTGTGAAATCCCGTCTGAGCAGGGCCCGGGCCAGAGTAAGGGATTATTTGCTGGCCCACCAGGAACTTTTGCCTTTGCGCTATCGTCTTAAGCCTTAG
- a CDS encoding arsenical pump-driving ATPase GET3, whose protein sequence is MSLAEVFEKHPERRYIEFGGKGGLGKTTLSAATAYWLAKKGYKVLVFSVDPQASLSDIFQRDIFGKGAVEIIPGLFAQEIDADKRIKEYQDEIRQKILDMYGLSKVPDEVERYIQAAAAEPAMEESAIFDQVVDIVVKGDYDYYIYDLVPLGHALYYLSMATVYDQWIDKITKLRQEMEEYSKVVAIMQRKKELEEDKILRELQEIRYRINTSSSILTDREKTAFFFVIIPEEMAILDTEKAAKLFAKYKVPISGYVVNRVLPAELEHQNIPEYLRYRLEMQKKHLATIKEKFGHQVLAYVPEFERDITGLDMIHRVAEVLFGKIE, encoded by the coding sequence ATGAGCCTGGCAGAAGTCTTCGAGAAACACCCCGAACGCCGATACATTGAGTTTGGAGGGAAAGGGGGCCTGGGTAAGACCACCCTTTCCGCTGCCACCGCCTATTGGCTGGCTAAAAAGGGGTACAAAGTTCTGGTTTTCTCAGTAGACCCACAGGCAAGCCTTTCGGATATTTTCCAGCGGGATATCTTTGGCAAAGGTGCCGTTGAGATAATCCCAGGGCTTTTTGCCCAGGAGATCGATGCCGATAAGCGTATAAAAGAATACCAGGATGAAATCAGGCAAAAAATTCTGGATATGTATGGCCTGAGCAAAGTCCCCGACGAGGTAGAGCGATACATCCAGGCTGCTGCCGCTGAGCCCGCTATGGAGGAAAGCGCCATCTTTGACCAGGTGGTGGATATTGTCGTTAAAGGCGATTACGATTACTACATTTACGACCTGGTCCCCCTGGGCCATGCCCTCTATTACCTCAGCATGGCCACGGTGTACGACCAGTGGATTGATAAGATCACCAAACTTAGACAGGAAATGGAGGAATACTCCAAGGTTGTGGCCATAATGCAGCGCAAAAAGGAGCTGGAGGAGGATAAAATCCTCCGGGAGCTTCAGGAAATCCGCTACCGTATAAATACTTCCTCCAGCATCCTGACCGACCGGGAAAAAACCGCTTTCTTCTTTGTGATCATTCCAGAAGAAATGGCCATTCTGGATACGGAGAAAGCGGCCAAGCTTTTCGCCAAATACAAGGTGCCTATCTCCGGATATGTGGTTAACCGCGTCCTTCCAGCGGAGCTGGAGCACCAGAACATACCTGAGTACCTGCGCTACCGCCTGGAGATGCAGAAGAAACATCTGGCTACCATCAAGGAGAAATTCGGCCATCAGGTTCTGGCCTACGTTCCGGAATTTGAGCGAGACATAACTGGCCTGGACATGATCCACCGGGTAGCTGAAGTTCTCTTTGGTAAGATTGAATAA